The sequence GGGTAGGTACGCGCCACGTTGCGTAAACCAGGTACGCGGAAGAAGTATTTATCGTCCTCAGACTGAGTCACTTGGAAACGGCCTTCGTCGCGTTTTTTACTGCCGGTGAATTGCCAGTATGGGTCTTTAACCAAGCCAAATTTCTGGAATTGGTCGCCGCCAAGGTTTACGCCTTGATGACAGGCAATACAGCCAGTTGAGATGAATTTATTCAGGCCCACCAGCTCTTTTTCAGTTAAGGCTTTCGCATCGCCGTTTAGATAGTCATCCCAGCGTGTTGGGGTGAGTAAAGTACGTTCAAATAGGCCAATGGCTTTTTGAATGTTCGGCATATTGACCGGATTTTTCTCGCCAGGGAAGGCCTGTTTAAACAATGCCTGATATTCAGGAATTGAGGCGATGGTGTCTACGGCCAGGTTTTGGTGTGGCATCGCCATTTCAACTGGGTTCATGATGGGGCCGCCGGCTTGCTCTTCCACGTCCTTAGCACGACCATCCCAGAATTGGCTGCCCAGTAGTGCAGCATTCAAAACGGTGGGGGAGTTACGGTCGCCAAACTGGCCTTTATGACCTTGGCTGGTGGGTAGGTTGTCCACGCCGTAGGTGGCGAGGCTGTGGCAGCTATTACAGCTGACGGTATGGCCTTTAGACAAACGTGGTTCGTAGAACAGCATTTGGCCGAGGTCTGATTTGATTTTGGTGTAAGGGTTCTCCGTATTTAAGGCCTCTTTGGGTAGAGGCGCAAAAATGCCCTTGGCTTGTTGGTGTAACGCTTCTTTGTTAAAGCCTATTTCATTATTGGCCATGGTCATTGACACGCCGAATAAACCGACGGCCGCGATTGAGACCAAACTGATTTTTTTCCAAGACTTCATAACCCGCTCCTTATTATGGATAAAACGACAAACTGTGGTGTGGTACTTGTTATTGTGTCCATCAACAAGGGCAAGGCTACAGCGTCTAGTTATTTCAGTATTGACAGAAATCAGATAGTTCAGGTTATCTATACCCTGATAAGTTAAGACTAATTAGGCCATAGTTAAGGGCAATGTCGACATAAAATGGCGGCATTGCCTTATTGGCATATTAATAGTGCTGATCGAGGGTATGGACTAATTGGGTGAGCCAATCGCTGGGGGGGAGGCCTAAGCTTTGGCTCAACGTGGTGTCGAGGACGGCGTAATGCGGGCGCGGCGCCGCGTCGGGGTAATGGCTAGACAATACGGGCTTAAGCAGGGCCTGTGGGGCTTCAGCTTGGTATTGAGCCACAACTTTTTGAATTGCCTGAGCCAGGCCAAACCAGCTGATGGCGCGGTTGCCACCGTAGTGTAGTGGCCCTGACGGTAGGGTGGGCATAGCCAGCAGCGTGAATAAGGCATGAGCGACGTCGCCGGCATAGGTGGGGCGGCCAATTTGGTCATGTACGACGGCCAGCTCGCTTTGGCTTAAAGTTTTGCTGAAAATGGTTTGCACAAAATTGGGGCTGTATTCACTGAATAACCAGCTGGTGCGCAACACCAATGCGGTGGGCAAAGTGGCTAAAGTGGCCTCTTCACCGGCAAGTTTGCTGTGGCCATAAACATTGATGGGGCAAGGGGTGTCTGCTTCGACATAGGCGGCCATTTTTTGACCGTCAAACACATAGTCGGTCGACACATAAATCAGGCGGCAGCCTAGGCTCTTAGCCGCTATCGCCACGCGTTTTGCGCCGTCACGATTGACGGCAAAGGCTGCATCTGGCGCCTGTTCGGCGGCGTCTACGGCGGTGTAGGCGGCGGCATTGATGATGGCGTCTGGCTGTAGCGCCAGCAGCTGATCAATGGCTTGATCGGCGCGGACGTCGAGCTGCTGTGACGACAGGGCGCTGATGCGCCAGCCTTGGGGGCAGCGCGTCTGTAACGATTGGCCTAATTGGCCAGAACCACCGACAACGACGATGTGCATTAAGCAAGATCCTTCAATAACGAGCCCTGTTGGTCTTTGGGCGATAAAATGGGTTGGGCTGCGGTGGGTAATGGCCAGGCAATGTTCAGCATCGGGTCTGACCACAGCAGGCAGCCTTCGTCTTCGGGGGCATAATAGCGGCTGCATTTATAGCTGACAATGGCTTCAGGGCTGAGAGTCAAAAAGCCGTGGGCCATGCCTTCGGGCAACCAGATTTGTTCCCGCGCTTGTAAGGTCACGCCATACCAGTGGCCAAACGTGGCCGAATGCGGCCGTAAATCCACGGCTACGTCGTAGATGCTGCCCTGTAAGACGGTGATCAGCTTGGCCTGTGGCTGCGTTTTTTGGTAATGCAGGCCCCGCAAAACGCCGAGGCTGGAATAGGAGAGGTTATCTTGTACGAATTGGGCTTGATCGCCTAGCAACGTTTGGTAGGGTGCTTGGCTGTGGGTTTCCAAAAAGCAGCCGCGCGCGTCTGGATAGACGCGTGGACGCAGCAGCTTGACGCCTTCTAAAACAGTGTCTTCAATCTGCACGTCCATCTCCTTGTTGCTGAATAAACTGTAACAGGTTATGGCCGTAGGTGCTGTGCCGTAGCGGCTGGGCGCTGGCTTTAAGATCGGTTAAGGTCAGCCATGAGTTTTGGAAGGCGATGATTTCCAAGCACGCAATGGTACGCTTGAGGCTGCTTTGGGTATGGGCCACAAACTGGGCAGCCGCCAATAGGCTGTCGCAGGTGCCGGTGTCGAACCAGATGGCGCTGTCTGGTAAGGGATGGACCTGTAATCTATCCTGGGCTAAATAGGCTTGATTGAGGTCGGAAATCTCGAGTTCGCCTCGAGCCGAGGGCGTCAGTGTCTGGGCCATGGCTACTGCGTCCTTAGGGTAAACGTAAAGGCCGGTGACGGCATAGTTTGATGGCGGCTGGCTTGGTTTTTCGATGATGTGGGTGGGCTTGCCTGCTGCATCAAAAGCCACCACGCCAAAGCGTTCTGGCGCCGCCACCTGTTGGGCAAAAATATGCGCCTGCTGCGGGTGCCGTAACGCATTGGCGAGGGCAGCATGAACAGGGTCACCAAAGAATAAGTTGTCGCCCAAAATCAGCGTCACCGGTGCTGGGCCGATGTAGTCAGCCGCAATGAGCAGCGCCTGGGCAATGCCTTGTGGCTGCGGCTGTGGGGCATAGTCTAGGCGCAGCCCGAGCGCGCTGCCGTCCCCAAACAGCTGTTGAAATTGGGGTAAATCATGCGGCGTGCTGATGATGAGGATGTCGCGAATACCGGCCTGCATCAGTACGGCCAGAGGATAGTAAATCATCGGCTTGTCGTATACGGGCGCCAGCTGTTTGGACACGGCTTGGGTAATCGGGAACAGCCGGCTGCCGGTGCCGCCGGCTAAAATAATGCCCTTCATGGGTTTAAGCTTTCTAAATACCAGCGCACGGTTTGTTCCAGACGGGTGTCGAAATCCACGGCAATGTGCCAGCCTAGGGTGCGTTTGAGCTTGTCGGCGTTGAGCGCGTAGCGCACGTCATGGCCTGGGCGGTCGGTGACAAAGCTGATTAACTCGGCATAGGATTGGCCTGAGGCTCTCGGTTTAAGCGCATCAAGGCGCTGGCAAAGGCGGCTGACCAATTCAAGATTGCTGACTTCTTGCTGGGCACTGATGTGGTAGTCGCTGCCGCAGACGCCATTGTTTAAAATGAGCCAGAGGGCTTGAATGTGGTCATCGACGTAGAGCCAGTCGCGGCTGTTGTGGCCATCGCCATATAGCGGCAGTGGCGTTTCTTCGAGGGCACAGGCCAACATGCGAGGAATCAGTTTTTCAGGATGCTGCCACGGACCAAAGTTATTGGTGCAGTGGGTAATTAAAGTCGGTAAGCCGTAGGTGCGGTGCCAGGCATTGACCAAATGATCACTGGCGGCCTTACTGGCCGAATAGGGGTTACTCGGGCGGTAGGGTGCGGCCTCGGTGAGCGGCGGCGCGCCCAAGGCTAGGTCGCCAAACACTTCGTCGGTCGACACGTGTAGAAACCGAAAGTCAGCTTGTTTCTGGGCTGATAGACCTTGCCAATACAGTCGGGTTTCTTCCAATAGCGTAAACGTGCCTTGAATATTGCTGTGCATAAAGGCTTCAGGGCTATGAATGGCGTTGTCGACGTGGCTCTCTGCGGCCAAATGTAAGACGGCCTGTGGCTGATGCTGGTTAAAAAGTTGGTTTAAAGTAGCGCCATCATTAATGTCGCTGTGGCAGAAATAATAACGTGGATGCTGGGCTAGGTCGGCCAAGGCCTGAGGCTGGCTGGCATAGGAGAGGCAGTCAATGTTGACCACGCTGGCGTTGGTGTGGGTGAGCAAAAAACGCACCAAATGGCTGCCAATAAAACCAGCACCGCCGGTGATAAAATAACAAGGAGTACGCACGTTTGGCCTTTAAACAACACATCAAAGGA comes from Neisseriaceae bacterium CLB008 and encodes:
- a CDS encoding cytochrome-c peroxidase, whose product is MTMANNEIGFNKEALHQQAKGIFAPLPKEALNTENPYTKIKSDLGQMLFYEPRLSKGHTVSCNSCHSLATYGVDNLPTSQGHKGQFGDRNSPTVLNAALLGSQFWDGRAKDVEEQAGGPIMNPVEMAMPHQNLAVDTIASIPEYQALFKQAFPGEKNPVNMPNIQKAIGLFERTLLTPTRWDDYLNGDAKALTEKELVGLNKFISTGCIACHQGVNLGGDQFQKFGLVKDPYWQFTGSKKRDEGRFQVTQSEDDKYFFRVPGLRNVARTYPYFHDGSVWSLEESVAIMGEAQLGQTYSKQDVKDIVAFLNVLTGEVPAAARQLPILPAATAKTPIPSSLD
- the rfbD gene encoding dTDP-4-dehydrorhamnose reductase, encoding MHIVVVGGSGQLGQSLQTRCPQGWRISALSSQQLDVRADQAIDQLLALQPDAIINAAAYTAVDAAEQAPDAAFAVNRDGAKRVAIAAKSLGCRLIYVSTDYVFDGQKMAAYVEADTPCPINVYGHSKLAGEEATLATLPTALVLRTSWLFSEYSPNFVQTIFSKTLSQSELAVVHDQIGRPTYAGDVAHALFTLLAMPTLPSGPLHYGGNRAISWFGLAQAIQKVVAQYQAEAPQALLKPVLSSHYPDAAPRPHYAVLDTTLSQSLGLPPSDWLTQLVHTLDQHY
- the rfbC gene encoding dTDP-4-dehydrorhamnose 3,5-epimerase yields the protein MQIEDTVLEGVKLLRPRVYPDARGCFLETHSQAPYQTLLGDQAQFVQDNLSYSSLGVLRGLHYQKTQPQAKLITVLQGSIYDVAVDLRPHSATFGHWYGVTLQAREQIWLPEGMAHGFLTLSPEAIVSYKCSRYYAPEDEGCLLWSDPMLNIAWPLPTAAQPILSPKDQQGSLLKDLA
- the rfbA gene encoding glucose-1-phosphate thymidylyltransferase RfbA, whose amino-acid sequence is MKGIILAGGTGSRLFPITQAVSKQLAPVYDKPMIYYPLAVLMQAGIRDILIISTPHDLPQFQQLFGDGSALGLRLDYAPQPQPQGIAQALLIAADYIGPAPVTLILGDNLFFGDPVHAALANALRHPQQAHIFAQQVAAPERFGVVAFDAAGKPTHIIEKPSQPPSNYAVTGLYVYPKDAVAMAQTLTPSARGELEISDLNQAYLAQDRLQVHPLPDSAIWFDTGTCDSLLAAAQFVAHTQSSLKRTIACLEIIAFQNSWLTLTDLKASAQPLRHSTYGHNLLQFIQQQGDGRAD
- the rfbB gene encoding dTDP-glucose 4,6-dehydratase codes for the protein MRTPCYFITGGAGFIGSHLVRFLLTHTNASVVNIDCLSYASQPQALADLAQHPRYYFCHSDINDGATLNQLFNQHQPQAVLHLAAESHVDNAIHSPEAFMHSNIQGTFTLLEETRLYWQGLSAQKQADFRFLHVSTDEVFGDLALGAPPLTEAAPYRPSNPYSASKAASDHLVNAWHRTYGLPTLITHCTNNFGPWQHPEKLIPRMLACALEETPLPLYGDGHNSRDWLYVDDHIQALWLILNNGVCGSDYHISAQQEVSNLELVSRLCQRLDALKPRASGQSYAELISFVTDRPGHDVRYALNADKLKRTLGWHIAVDFDTRLEQTVRWYLESLNP